A DNA window from Setaria viridis chromosome 2, Setaria_viridis_v4.0, whole genome shotgun sequence contains the following coding sequences:
- the LOC117843236 gene encoding uncharacterized protein — MEFDLMNYSPEAQLELMNTMLQLEQLTALDGCQSLMAPVSPPISPVQTHATHCFSPPPHMSTTTAATCYADQYTPLAAYAGSTGLEHRQVDYVLSPGGAADATAGAVAQAGSSSPTSSADAMREVIFHIAALQPVEIDPEAVRPPKRRNVRISKDPQSVAARLRRERISERIRTLQRLVPGGTKMDTASMLDEAIHYVKFLKSQVQSLERAAAATHRAAALGAAYPALHAPWQYALPHGDM; from the coding sequence ATGGAGTTTGACCTGATGAATTACAGCCCGGAAGCGCAGCTCGAGCTGATGAACACGATGCTTCAGCTGGAGCAGCTCACCGCGCTCGACGGTTGCCAGTCGCTGATGGCGCCCGTCTCGCCGCCGATATCCCCGGTGCAAACCCACGCAACTCACTGCTTCTCGCCTCCGCCACACATGTCGACGACCACGGCCGCCACCTGTTACGCGGACCAGTACACGCCGCTGGCCGCGTACGCCGGTAGCACCGGCCTCGAGCACCGCCAGGTCGACTACGTGCTGTCCCCGGGCGGCGCGGCTGACGCCACCGCGGGCGCGGTGGCGCAGGCGgggtcgtcgtcgccgacgtCGTCGGCGGACGCGATGCGGGAGGTGATCTTCCACATCGCGGCTCTGCAGCCGGTGGAGATCGACCCAGAGGCGGTGCGTCCCCCTAAGCGGCGCAACGTGCGCATATCCAAGGACCCGCAGAGCGTGGcggcgcggctgcggcgggagCGCATCAGCGAGCGCATCCGCACCCTGCAGCGGCTGGTCCCGGGCGGCACCAAGATGGACACGGCGTCCATGCTGGACGAGGCCATCCACTACGTCAAGTTCCTCAAGTCCCAGGTGCAGTCCctcgagcgcgccgccgccgccacccaccgcgccgccgcgctcggcgcCGCCTACCCCGCCCTCCACGCGCCGTGGCAGTACGCGCTCCCCCACGGCGACATGTAA
- the LOC117845178 gene encoding uncharacterized protein: protein MSRSERRLASAVVRLPGRSRVSASPSPRRRSPSPPPRRDRRRDRSPSPYRDRRRNDRSPSPYRDRRRDERSPSPYRDRRRQWSPYHNDRGRDRDRAPPFRGGGDGGGAWSASDDDNDKELQGLSYFEYRRIKRQKLRKSKKRCIWNITPSPPRAEGDDENYGYSDVEEEKKESPEKKSSPEGSEEDSKDASGSESGESDSLSESSESEGSRRKRKGRKSSRRSSKRSRRRHRRRSYHSESEDESVSNDDSEGSLDSEDSRDRRSKKRSRRHRKSRRGRSSRKKKRSQDTASEQSSEEAEHSDPSPRDSKKKSKTSKRKRSKRSDSEESLPSDTNPDVKEDDEEIKEPEIDPEAIKFKERLEAQKKAALENDMPVGPMPLPRAEGHISYGGALRPGEGDAIAQYVQQGKRIPRRGEVGLSAEEIQKFEDLGYVMSGSRHQRMNAIRIRKENQVYSAEDKRALAMFNYEEKSKREHKVMADLQRLVQRTIGNDVGPSHDPFATTDS, encoded by the coding sequence atgtcccGCTCGGAGCggcgcctcgcctccgccgtggTGCGCCTCCCTGGCCGCTCAAGGGTCTCCGCCTCCCcatccccgcgccgccgctccccttcccctcccccccGCCGGgaccgccgccgcgaccgcTCCCCCAGCCCATACCGTGACCGCCGCCGCAACGACCGCTCTCCCAGCCCTTACCGCGACCGTCGCCGCGACGAACGCTCCCCCAGCCCGTACCGCGACCGCCGGCGCCAGTGGTCGCCCTACCACAACGACCGCGGCCGGGACCGCGACCGGGCTCCCCCcttccgcggcggcggtgacggcggggGCGCCTGGTCTGCCtccgacgacgacaacgacaaGGAACTCCAGGGCCTCAGCTACTTCGAGTACCGCCGCATCAAGCGCCAGAAGCTCCGCAAGAGCAAGAAGCGGTGCATCTGGAACATAACGCCCAGCCCACCACGTGCCGAGGGCGACGACGAGAACTACGGTTACAGCGacgtggaggaggagaagaaggaatcCCCGGAGAAGAAGAGCTCGCCGGAGGGGAGCGAGGAGGACAGCAAGGATGCGTCGGGGTCCGAGTCCGGTGAGTCCGATAGCCTCTCTGAGTCCAGCGAATCCGAGGGTTctaggaggaagaggaaagggagaaagagcagtcggcgtAGTAGCAAGCGGAGTCGGCGCCGTCATCGCCGTCGCTCATACCATTCTGAGAGTGAGGACGAAAGCGTGAGCAATGATGATTCAGAGGGCTCGTTGGATTCTGAGGACTCTAGGGATAGGAGGAGCAAGAAAAGGTCGCGGAGGCACAGGAAATCTAGGAGGGGTAGGagctccaggaagaagaagaggagccagGATACAGCATCTGAGCAAAGCTCCGAGGAGGCAGAGCATTCTGATCCTAGCCCCAGGGACAGTAAGAAAAAGAGTAAGAcctcaaagaggaagaggagcaagCGGTCAGACTCTGAAGAATCATTACCTTCTGATACCAATCCTGATGTtaaggaagatgatgaagaaataAAGGAGCCGGAAATTGATCCCGAAGCAATCAAATTCAAGGAAAGGCTTGAGGCCCAGAAGAAAGCTGCCTTGGAGAACGATATGCCTGTTGGGCCAATGCCTCTTCCCCGTGCCGAAGGGCACATTAGCTATGGTGGTGCACTAAGGCCTGGTGAAGGTGATGCTATTGCACAGTATGTTCAGCAAGGGAAGCGTATTCCACGGCGTGGTGAGGTCGGTCTGTCTGCAGAGGAAATTCAGAAGTTTGAGGATTTGGGGTATGTGATGAGTGGAAGTAGACACCAGAGGATGAATGCTATCCGTATCAGGAAGGAAAACCAAGTTTACAGTGCTGAGGATAAGAGGGCGCTGGCTATGTTTAACTACGAGGAGAAGTCGAAGCGGGAGCATAAGGTTATGGCTGACTTGCAGCGCTTGGTTCAGAGAACCATTGGCAATGATGTGGGGCCTTCACATGATCCATTTGCTACTACTGATAGCTGA
- the LOC117845179 gene encoding 2-hydroxyisoflavanone dehydratase yields the protein MDSGSSTEIAFECSSFRLYKDGRVERSAQRLETVPAGFDPDNTGVASKDVVIDAATGATVRLYLPPVQDQEAAKTKLPILVFFHGGYFIVGSAAEPMYHRYVNSLVARAGAVAVSVQYRLAPEHPLPAAYDDSWAALEWAVSGADPWLADHGDLGRVFLVGVSAGGNIVHNMAIDVGVSGLPSAVEPPRVEAVIQLHPSFSGERRMEEEDEAFWRANNDRWAIIFPSARGGVEDPRINPTAAGAPNLTKLAGQRLLVCTASEDPRALRAKACCDAVRDSGWGGEAEWFESEGEDHGFFVLRPGSSTAAALMDRVVAFLAGH from the coding sequence ATGGATTCCGGCAGCAGCACGGAGATCGCCTTCGAGTGCAGCTCCTTCCGGCTATACAAGGACGGCCGCGTCGAACGCAGCGCCCAACGCCTAGAGACCGTGCCCGCCGGCTTCGACCCCGACAACACGGGCGTCGCCTCCAAGGACGTCGTCatcgacgccgccaccggcgccaccgTGCGGCTCTACCTGCCTCCCGTCCAGGACCAGGAGGCTGCGAAGACCAAGCTCCCGATCCTCGTCTTCTTCCACGGCGGCTACTTCATCGTCGGCTCGGCCGCCGAGCCCATGTACCACCGCTACGTCAACTCGCTGGTCGCCAGGgcgggcgccgtcgccgtctccgtCCAGTACCGCCTGGCCCCCGAGCACCCCCTCCCGGCAGCCTACGACGACTCCTGGGCCGCACTCGAGTGGGCGGTCTCCGGCGCGGACCCGTGGCTGGCCGACCACGGCGACCTCGGCCGCGTCTTTCTGGTCGGCGTCAGCGCCGGCGGGAACATCGTCCACAACATGGCCATCGACGTGGGCGTCAGCGGCTTGCCATCAGCCGTCGAGCCACCGCGCGTGGAAGCCGTGATCCAGCTCCACCCTTCCTTCTCCGGTGaacggaggatggaggaagaggatgaggcgTTCTGGCGAGCCAACAATGACAGGTGGGCGATCATCTTCCCGAGCGCGAGGGGCGGGGTGGAGGATCCGAGGATTAACccgacggccgccggcgcgccgaaTCTGACGAAGCTGGCTGGCCAGAGGCTGCTTGTGTGCACGGCGTCGGAGGACCCGAGGGCGCTGAGGGCAAAGGCCTGCTGCGACGCGGTGCGGGATAGCGGCTGGGGCGGGGAGGCAGAATGGTTCGAGTCGGAAGGCGAGGACCATGGCTTCTTCGTCCTCAGGCCCGGTAGCAGCACGGCGGCTGCTCTGATGGATCGAGTGGTTGCTTTCCTTGCTGGCCATTGA